tttcatttgaacttATTTGAAAAAGCCTTATACTTAAATTGCATTACCGGTGTTTACTGAAAATACATGTGTTCtattacaaaattaaattaaccaaaaaaatactCTACTTCCTCCCAGAGAATTATGCTGTGCTGATATCCTGTAGATAGTATTATAAAAGGATTTCATTTTTGCGATAGGTTGGGCTCACAGTGAGTATGTTAGTACAGAGATCATGTGTTTATAATATTACTGTAGGTATGTTATTAGTGAAATGTATGTAAGGCATGTAAAAATTTATCATTAAAGCTCTTAAGGGCAATAACCCAAACTGGCAGCTGCTAGAAATGGTGCTGCTAGGAATTAAAGCTACAATGAAATGAATTAATTCACATAAACTGTTGCTGAAACTAATGGACCAAAGGAGAATGGACTTTCGTCCCTTTATCTAGTACTAGCCCAATCTTGAAAACGGAAGCAATCACTTGCAATCTTCCACACAGTGTTGTGAGGAGTAGTTTGAGCAGTCAGCAGGAAATTCTGATTGAAGAAGTGCTGTCTGTTTCCATCAAACTTCACAGTTCCACTGGTCACAACAAGAACTGTAGTCTGGGACTGAGTAGCTtgctctttacacacacacacaaaaagaaaaggtTAGTTTCTATATCTAAATAAGCAGATTTTCAGGCTTAAAAGACATTGCTCATAATTTAACACTTAAAAAGATTTCATAAACTTTCTTTACTTACagcatactctttttttttaaaatatattttattgatttcttacagagaggaagggagagggatagagagccagaaacatccatgagagagaaacatggatcagctgcctcctgcacgccccccaccggggatgtgcccgcaaccaaggcacatgcccctgaccggaatcgaacccgggaccccttggtctgcaggccgatgctctatctactgagccaaaccggtcctggCTACAGCATACTCTTAAGCATGTACACTCAAAGCCAAAAAACTAAATAATCATTTCAAAgatactaaaattattttctgttcaGAAAGATTCTGGGTACTCTAAAgtttcaaaataaagagcttataTTTACTAATATTTCATTGGGTTTCTAACAGAGCTTTTTCGTGTTTTGCTTAAGCTACAGCTGTCTAActgtaaaggaaaaagaaatcaccCTAACCTACTAAAGAAAATTAGGAACCACCTAGAGGTTAATCTTGTAAATGGCATCAGCCTATCTTAAATCTAATTCTGTGTTGCCAAAAATCCTTTCACGTAACAGAGTAAAAAGTTTCTTCtgtgaaattttaataaattgtaagataataaaacacatttattagGGACATAATTTTTTGGAGACAGTTCAAGGCATAGGAGGCAACTATTTAGAGAAAATAGATTATTATTTCCCATAAATAGAAATCACATTTAGCTTCAATTTCTCACATAACTATTAATAAACTATAATCACACAATCCACCAAAACATACTAATGATCTGTTGGAGTGAGATGGGTCTAAAAGGATACCAAAAGTTTAATTTGATAACTCAGTGctcactaaaataaaacaaaataaacacctTGAAAGACCTTGCTCTTACCATGAACTGGTTGGCAATCTAACATATTAACCTGGAATTCACTAGAAGGCAACACCTCAAAAAAATTAGTTAAGGCGTCCAGCCCTGTAACAACATTTCCATTCCATATTAAAGTGGCCTTGTCCAGATACAGCCGGATCAgtgcctaaaaaaaaaagataaaagaaaagtgaaaatagtTTTGTTTCTGGGAAGGCATTTTAACAGAAATGAACTGAAAGGTTACATACAGGTAATATACAAACATTTTCATAGTTCTATCTCCATCTCTACTCCCCTGCCCCCTTGCACTGGAAAACATGAACAAGGTTTACTCTTAATAAACTAGGCAGCTAAATatacttttttcatattttactttaGCCACAATGAGAAAACTTTGCATCCAAACtggaagagtttttaaaatttgctttctatatttaaatgaattaaatggtCACAAGTTTCAAGCACCTACAACCCAAACCAGTTTtagtctctcttctttttctgagaATTAACAAAGTTGTCTTCCATCAGGCCCTACCTGTACACTTTAATCCTAGTGTTCATATACATGGAGTCATTTCATGTCTGAGCCATTTAATGTTATGTTAGGAAGAATGGGTTGTTTTTAGTACTCAAACAGCATATTTAATTCAAAAGAATCACCAGTACTTGCTAAAACAGTTTTTTATAAGTCAAATTAAAGCTTCACTAAGGCAAAATTCAGTAAACTCTTTAGTCATAGCAGTTTAGTGTGTCACAGGACTCATTATTTgcttaattctaaaatttatcttGGATTTAAAGGCCAACATATATCTCGACTCTGCCTTTTTTTTTgctactttatttttgaaagcagGAAGGTACAATAAACATCCATTGTCACATCCCTTGTCCCTGGTCTCATGTCATAAAAAATCAGTACCAGGGACTTCTTTTATCTTctgccttaaaaaataaatttttagatatAAGATGTTAGCTTCTGTGCCTGCTAACTATTTTTGAGACAGTTCTCTAAAATACAGTCCTATACTGATAAGAGACCTAGGCAAGCTTGAAGCATATTCTGAAACAATTACTTAGAAGATATGGCTCAGGGacaaattacaatgaaaaaaGCTGACAAAGTGATAAGTTGTTCTTTGGAAGACTAAAAGTAACCAAGTCATGTGGATTATGCTTGTGAGTGTCAGCTACAGCTGtgagatttaatttaaaaattatctattaaTATATTCCATTAAAGGGACAAATCCGGGAACATTCCCTATAATGTCAGACTCCTTCACCAGCACTAATACTATTTTAACCAAACTGAAGTTAATTGGGACTGAGAAAAtgtaacatatttaaataaatatatgttgggTCCTTTGTTAAGTGCAGTATTTAAATTCCCATTTatcactctaaaaataaaatgaggttaaGAGAGGTTagcaacttgcctaaggtcagAGATAGGTAAACACAAAgctgatatatatacatatatgcatatgtgtatacatatatatatataatctttactgttgaaagtatcacagctgtccctttttccccattgaccccctccactccactcccaccccctccctaggccttcatggcactattgtctgtgtccatgggctatgcatgtatgcatataaattcttaggttaatctcttcccaccactccttccctctgaaatatgtcagtctgctCAATATCAGAGTTATCACTTATGCAAGTCAGATGAATGGCTGGATTGAAAAATAATGGTATTTAATAAAGAGTAATATAGCTTATAACACTCACCCGTCTTCTTTTGTCCATTGTCTCATAGTAAATATTGACAAATTCCTCAGCAGCTCTACATGCCTGGTCTACATAAGTTTTAAAATCCTACAAGAAAAATTTTAGAAGTGTACATTGCCATCCTTCCAAACGCTCACAAACACAAAATCATCAACAGAAGCTGATTTATTTCAATCACTTTGCAGCTCTGTACACAGTCCACATTCTTCCATATAAATGTTGGCATTTTAAAGGCTTAGGGCTCAAaagtttccaatttttaaaattttcactatGTTTGGGTACATATATTTAGGACATACTCATCTCTCATTAGTGCATttgatacatttttttctcacttcaaatataaatttataatcttAACTTGGAAACTAGTACTTCAGTGCTTACTTTAGGCTTCCaatattttacaaaacattcaccataataaaaatgttccagccagaaactttaaaaaagtggGGGTGAGAGAATTGCCActgaataaatttgaaaaatgccGAGTTCTTTTTTCAAGAGAGAAGTTATAACCAAAATCGagttgttgaatgaaaaaaaaatgtatagtaaCAATAAAGTTCAATGAACTACTTGAAAAATTAGGTCCTTAGGAAACTTCCTCACATTACATAAAAATTTACCAGCATTTGTAAAGAATTGTAaaaccgaaaaaaaaaaaaggaaacaaacaccTTCCTCCCTAGCCATTTACCCAGCCCAGCCTACTATTTGAATTAAGAACTAGTTTTATTTCTAGCTCAGGTGATCAAAAGTTATATAGAGAGAGCGGGAGATAATCCAAAAAGGAGTTTGCAAGCCACAAACCACAGACCGCAACATGCCCGCCTCTCGCCCGTTCCCATCTCAGGGTCCTTTCTGGCATCTTAAAGAGATTGCACAGCCCCCGGGAATAGGGAGTCGGGAACTGGGGGGTCCCAGGCAGCGGGTGTAGGAATAGAGGGGGGTCTGTGGAGAGCGGGCCCCGCCCCGAGCCCGGCGGGCCAGCCCCTGATTCGCTACTTGAACACGTGAGCTGCAGCCACCCGGCCGGCGACCCTCCCCTCAGCCGCCCGACTGCCGCGCTCAGGCACCCTGCCCACGGTCCCGGCACTCACCACAGGCATGGCCATTGGGGAGCTTGAAGCAGCCTGAGGCAGTGGCGGCGTCACTACTTCCTCACGTGTCCGGCTCCCTCTGCTGTAGGAGGACCAAATATTAAGGAAGATAGTGAAACCCGCCAAACATACGGAATTCTTTCTCCGCCCATTCTCTCCCGGAAGTATTTCGGTACGTTCTTAAAGGAATCCCATGGTTCCAACCTTAAGCCGCTTCCCTTCAGTTCCGACTGTACCTTCCCAATCGCCCAAGGTTTTCACTTAgtttggaagaaaaaaagtcactttgCTTTTGTAAACTAGATACTCTAATGCTGCTACTTTTCCTACCGCAGGCGCGGAGACAAGCAGAAAGAACTAGGATCCAACAGGGGGAACCTCTTTGCTTTCAGAGGCGGGACCAAGGCTAGCTGAAGACCAATGAGAAACCGAGGAAAGACATACAGGACCTGTAGCCTATAGGAAAAAAGGGGTGGAACTTGAAGCGCGCGCAATCATACTGCGCATGACTGGCAAAGAAAGTTTTAGAGTTCTGGAACAATCTGGAAGAATCGATCCTCGTATTGAACCCCAACATCTCCGTAGTACGCCTATGATAACTCACTATTTGAATTTGCTCACTATTTGAATTTGCACTATCCAGTGGAAAAGGCTCATCCGGTTCTCCCATTCTTATAGACCTAAAATGAAGATTAGTCGACCGCGCCATTCACCACCTTCCACAGCCGATTCGCTAACAGTTAAAATATATTGACTGGTGACAACGAGCAAGGTACTTTTCTAAGCATTTTAACCCATATTTACTTGTTCAGTTACAGTAACACTATGgcgtattatctccattttatagttaAGACATTAATTAAGTAACCGGCTTCAGGCCATAAACTAGTTGGAATTAAAACTTAAGCGAATTTAACTTCCTCTGCAAACGTACTTTACTCCCCAGCATCCTTTAAAACGGCCCATGTCAAAGCTGCCAACAACTTCTGGGGGTTCAAATCAATTAAGTATCTCTATATATAGTCTTACCTTGAGTAACTGGCTTGTGGCTGCTCATAATAACGATCAGGGTTGCGGGAACGGTAAAGATTATGCTCCTGCTCCCACTCCTGCTCCCGGTCAGGATCACGATCACGACCATAGTCGCGAACACGACCATAGTCGCGGTCCCGGCCATAGTCGCGGTCCCGGCCATAGTCGCGGTCCCAGCCATAGTCGCGGTCCCAGCCATAGTCGCGGTCCCAGCCATAGTCGAGGTCACGGCCATAGTCGCGGCCACGGCCATAGTCACGGCCACGACCATAGTCGCGGCCACGACCATAGTCACGGCCACGACCATAGTCACGGCCACGACCATAGTCGTGGCCACGGCCATAGTCGCGGCCACGGCCATAGTCGCGGCCACTCCTTCCTCGGTATCCTCCTCTGTCTCTTTGATACCAGCCTCTTCCAAATCGTCTCatattcttaaccttttttttccccaccccgtttgtctgtctttccttttgcCTAGTTCTAACTGCCgcttttctctgactgccttCTCCGCTCCGAACTCCTCTCCAACGGCTCTTTTGGACGTGTCTCCTACTTAAAGCCGCAGTACTCTTACGTGATGTGGATCGTTACTTGTATGCAAATGAGTCTCAACGACACATCTCGAGCCCCCACCTCCGTCCACTCTGAGCTCCGATTCCACATATGGCTATGAACACCACAAGGCACTACAGGCTTCTCAAACTTGTAGAGTCCagaatttaaattcattatttcCTCTGTACTAACAATCTTATGTattttttctgtcatttatgCTTGTATCTTGGGATATTTTTgattccccctctcccccgctcctcccccctccccccccgcctaataattttcatttattatttcaatgTATTAAGTGCATACTGTGGGCCAGGCGCTGTGCAAGGTTCTAAATATAGagtggtgaacaaaatagacttgATCCATAGCTCATGAAGCTCAGAGTGCTAGACAATAAACAAGACATTAATGAATTACAAAGGAGTTCCAAGTAACTTGTCCATCTTTAAAGcaacctctctgtctctctcccctgtaCACAAAGTTTGACTTTGCTCTattctaatttttctaaaattttcctaatttttaaagacCTATCTTGGTTTGGGCTCAATTTACCTTTCCAAACTTTTCTCCCATTATTCACCAATATTGGCAAAGTTAACTATTGTTTGTAAAAAATGACTCATATTTATTGCTTTATAGTTGATTgcgttgtttttttattattgaaagctTAGACTGTGTCTAGTGCTTATTATGATTTCATTCAATCTTCCCAGCCCCTGGAGAGGGAATATTATTATCtagatttttaagaatttaaacagAAGTTCAAAGAGGTGTAAATTGGCTATGATGACACAACTAATTGAGCTGGGATTACAACCCACAACTGTCTTTGCTCTTAGATACTCTACTATTCATGCATTTGTTTGTACTATGCTTATTTTGGAATGTTTGTTCCCTCCATTTATATCTGCCCTTCAGGGACCAGGACAGGTAAAgtctcttccaggaagccttccttcaTTTCATGTCCCCAGAACCCTAAAGAATATTATCTCCCCCGTGGCAATGGAGGAGTGGCTTTTGGTATGGGGCAATAGTGCCAGGGACTATAGCATGTTGAGTACTGAAAAGGGACAGCTGGCAGCTGTGCAGCGAGTTTTAGGGGCCTCAGGCTGTTGCAAGGTAGGGTTGCCCCCTCTCCCCCTAAACTACCCCAGCCCATGCAAAGCAGAAGCTGTGCTGGGGGTGGCTCAGTCTCAAAAAGGAAGTGAAGGCCCTTCCCAGACCCtcgtgcagtgatggcaaaccttttgagctcggcgtgtcagcattttgaaaaaccctaacttaactctggtgctgtgtcacatatagaaattttttgatatttgcaaccatagtaaaacaaagacttatatttttgatatttattttatatatttaaatgccatttaacaaagaaaaatcaaccaaaaaatgagttcgcgtgtcacctctgacacgcgtgtcataggttcgccatcactactctAGTGGTTCAGgttccctcccctttcccaggcTTCTGCCAGCACCAGCACCATAGCTCATACAGCCTTTGTCTCTGGCTGAGGCAGTCTCTGGGACATTCTTCTCTCCAAACTAGTCTCCAAAGTGTGCCTTGGAAAACTTGGGTTTTATTGGAACCCTTCTTTGCTTAAAGCCCTTTGGTGGCTTCCCATTACCTTTTTCCTGTGTCGGGCCATTCAGGCCCTTTTCATTTCCTCGATCAGCTCAGCCCCTGAGCTATACAGGGCACTGTGCCAGGTACTCACAGTGCAGAAATCAGGAGAGGTCAAACAGTTACCATAGATGACACAAAAGGGACCCAAGGGTGCTTGAGACTGACTGTGGAGTGTGGTCCAGGTGCTTACAGTTTCTGCCTCTCAGAATGGTTCAGCATTGAGCATGACAGGcacatgcatatatgcaaaggaaagaaggaggtgcttggaaaaataccacatgatctcactcattcatggataatagagaccattataaacttttgaacaataatagatacagaggcagagctgcctcaaacagattgtcaaactgcagtgggaaggccggggagggtgggggtcaggaggtaggggggtaagagatcaaccaaaggacttgtatgcatgcatataagcataaccaatggacataagacactggggaataggggaggctaggggactgtctagggcggggggaaaaaatggacacatatgtaataccctttgtaatacattaagcaataaaaaaaaagaaggaggtGCTTTCCtttagttaaaaatattattttaaaatgtaattaaagccctggctggtgtggctcagttggttggagcatcctcccatacacaaCAGGGTGTCCAGGTTGTAGGAggtaactgatgtttctcttctcttgtctctctctctctctctctctctctctctctctctctctctctctctctctctctttctctcctccatttcttgctctaaaataatacatatttttaaatgtacataaaaaCATTTGGTCACTTCATTCTGGAAGTGAAGGTTGTTTGCAGCTACATCCCCAGCCAGTCAGTCATTCCCGTGCCCAAGAAGAGCTCTGGACAAATCCAGACTcttttaatcttttatattttacttttctgtctCTAAAAGAGCATTATGGCTCTTGACACTTTTTACAAGTTTTCAAATGCTTTTCAAGACACTTTATGTAATTAGCTTTGAACTCTCAACAGGGACTCTTGTCACTTCAGTCTATATTTAATCACATATTCACCAGCATGTGTGAGTGAAGTAGGTGTCActgcccactccacccccacccccaggtaaagaaaataaaaaggacagcTGAGCTAGAGGTAGAGGAAAGGCTCAGAGTTTTGCACTGAATGCTTGCACAAAATTTTGGACACTTC
The sequence above is a segment of the Myotis daubentonii chromosome X, mMyoDau2.1, whole genome shotgun sequence genome. Coding sequences within it:
- the NXT2 gene encoding NTF2-related export protein 2 isoform X1, whose translation is MPERTLRWERARGGHVADFKTYVDQACRAAEEFVNIYYETMDKRRRALIRLYLDKATLIWNGNVVTGLDALTNFFEVLPSSEFQVNMLDCQPVHEQATQSQTTVLVVTSGTVKFDGNRQHFFNQNFLLTAQTTPHNTVWKIASDCFRFQDWASTR
- the NXT2 gene encoding NTF2-related export protein 2 isoform X2, whose protein sequence is MAMPVDFKTYVDQACRAAEEFVNIYYETMDKRRRALIRLYLDKATLIWNGNVVTGLDALTNFFEVLPSSEFQVNMLDCQPVHEQATQSQTTVLVVTSGTVKFDGNRQHFFNQNFLLTAQTTPHNTVWKIASDCFRFQDWASTR
- the NXT2 gene encoding NTF2-related export protein 2 isoform X3, which encodes MDKRRRALIRLYLDKATLIWNGNVVTGLDALTNFFEVLPSSEFQVNMLDCQPVHEQATQSQTTVLVVTSGTVKFDGNRQHFFNQNFLLTAQTTPHNTVWKIASDCFRFQDWASTR